The stretch of DNA GTACTGGTACTTCAGATAATAATGGCACTAATGTCTAAAAACATGCCATGGATATAATTTCCAATAGGCCTACACTACTTGTtttgtaatacaatatttaaaaagttattcaGTCCTACATTACATTCATACTTAAACACTTCGTGCAATTTCCAAACAATAACCTTTGTGctaatatattcatatacatatacatatatatatcacacacacataaaacacacatttctttCTTACCTTAAAAACTTCTCCATAAGTGCCGCTCCCGATCAGTTGAATAAACTCATAATCATCCAAGGGATCTAAAAAGGAAACTCCTATAGAATTCATGGCCGCAGCACTTTGTATGTTTCACTTATTCATGACAGCTGTCACACAGTTTGATGTGCAGTAAACTCGTCTCATCCTGGTGCGCCGTCATCTAaggatttaataataaaactgtataGATTTAACTATAACTCAATGCAAAGCGAAAGCTAAACTTCATGTCCACATCCAGTTTACCAGGCAATCACGATCTTCGTTTCTCTCACACAAGCGCACAAGCAGGAATGTCCGAAAGCATTCAGAGtcggatcttttcaatgaatcacaAAACTGGTTCGAACGATTCATTAACGAATAGGACTGAACAGGTCCACGCAGTTCTAAGCTATTCGCTGACTGGTTGTAAACGAGAATTGTCTCTTTCGAACACGTCTTGttcacaaaatatatacaatttggTTCTAACAAATATAATCTTATTTAAACGTAcaattttttcagtattttaatcTTTCAGTATTGTTTAATGCAATTGGAAAATGTTCTAAGATTCTATCTTTAATGTGAAGCTGGGCACGTGGAgttgcaataaaaataattttaacaaaacgAAATAAACACGAAGCGCAAAAATGAACCGCAAAGGCTGGCATCATTGGAACGTTGACTGAGCACAGTGGAATGCGAGGAACTTCAGTGACGTAAAACACTCAccttttaaaaaagctttttgaaaTGAACTATTCTAAAGAACCGATTCGCAGACACGAGCGGACTTCACCCATCACCAGACGCGATACTCTTCAATGCGTTTGCGCATGTGCAGAGCATCAATGGGCGACTACATTGCAACGGTTTACATACAATAATCCTTCACAACATGGGTGACAGTAAATAAATGGCAGTAAAACACTCACTTGTTTTGTTCAAGTTGTTTATTTAGAGGAAAATACACTTTCACGTCaagaaaatagtttttcttttttaaactgaaGCACTGCACTTGGCATTTTTCAAAAGGATACTTACTATGACACTATCACATTGAGAACACATATGAAATTCAGCAGTTCTGTGGACAATAACAAAACAAGTGCAAGACCTACATATACAGGCTGAATCCCAACATTGTTTTCCAACACATTAGACTTGTGAAGCAAATAAAGGTTCACTGTATCGCAGACAAAATGTTAGCTGAAAAAAAGAATAGCATCTTTTCTAAAATcctgataaaaacaaaatataatcactttggCTTGTTGTAATTTGGATTCTATCTAATAGAACTTATTGTAATGATTTAAAATTAAGGCAAATcaataaaattactttatattaaaatcaaaaagcATAATTGCTGGTGCATGATAGGTTTTCTGACTCCAacttgtaatgattttaattcaaCTGAGCATCAGCTTATCAAAACATTTGATAAGAGTCaatctgaaaataaacaaattaacttCACTCCAGGTGaacaagtgaaaaaaacaaaacactagaaACGAGTAATTCTAAAGAGTTTTGCGAGGGCGTTTCATGAAGGACAAGGTGTAATCTCCAGAAGGAGTGGGTTTCTGTCTCTTCATCTGCACTTGGGACTGGGCCGTGAGCTGCAGTTTAATGGCACTAGAGTTGATCTTGGCCGCAGAGAGCAGCTCCTTCATACCCTTCATCTTCTCACTGTGGAAAACCACCACCGGACCGCCCTGCACTATCGGTGGCTGGGTAGGAGAAGGAGTGGGACTTGGGGACGAGGGCTCATTTTTTTCATCAGACTCTTTACCTCGAGTGCTAGCAGAGGAACGTCTGCGTCCTCCTTCTCCGCTCACCTTTTTGGGCACTGGATTTTGAGCAGGCAATGTTGCACTTGGAGATGATGGTCCTGCTTGTTCATCTAACTTGGATTCTCGCCTCGGGACCCGTCTACGCCCCTCACGCAGGTCTTCACTGGATTGGTCATCGTCATCCACTGGTTCTGCATCTTTGGTGATGATTGACACTTTTTGCCTGATCTGAGAAAGAGCGGAAATATAGAGTGTGGTTATGAATCCCCTTTTAATGAAACCTCAAAGGGAGAAAAACCGCGGGATTTTACCTGTGCATCAAAGCGACTAAGGGACTGAACCAGATAGGTGGCCCAGCCTACATGAAGCACTGGCGTGGGACTTCCTTCTTCCCATTTACAAATACCATCATAGAACCGAAGTAAGTGAGCAAAGCATTCTGGGTCCTGAAGGGCAGACAAAGCAGCTACTTGTCTTGGCGGGTCCTTTGAGGTAAACGCATGAATAGAGGAcaagagaaacattttttacaaccatgttctaaataaaataaaaaaaaaagtattttttttatgcaaaattaaaCAAGACCTCCTTTTCCGTTTCATCAGCCCCTTCACCACCACTCTCAGCACCAGCTGCTGTCTCTTTAAGGAGGGTGGGAATGACATCATTAGCAATGTCAAAAAACTCCTTATAGATCTCTTCATCCTCTCTGCAGTAGTTGTAACTATAGACCAAGAAAAAACAAGTTATGgaattaaatattgcattttattcttgACTTGACTGGAGCAATATTAAATTCcataaaaaactaatatatatatatatatatacacacacacacacacacacacacacacaatgtaatcAACAATGCTTTCTGATGATTACATTGTTTATAATGCAGCAAATAGTTCAAAGCAACACAAGCAAAATGAAAACACGTCAGAAGGACAGAGGATAGGAGCTAATGTTGTCATGAAGGAAGACGAAACAGGAAGAGCAGGAAAAGGAAGTGGATGGGAGTGAGCATTAGTTCTAGACATGTTATGTGCAGACATCCTTCAGGACATTACAATAAAGTATTTTTAGTACTCTGTCCACTTGCACTGTGTTTAGAGGGTGGAAAGTACAGATTGTTTCTCCCGACAGGGACCAAGGCCAATGGTAAGACAGGAATGATCTTTCTAAAGACAAACAGCGTGAGGCAAAACAGACAATGCTGGCAAACGGCACATTTTCCATTCAGTAAAAGCATTCAAGAGGCTTGAGAGGTTATCGTATTGCCATCTAATCGTGATTGTGCAGCATTAATAGACACATTCTAGGTTTAGAAATTCATTTAGCCATTTTACATAAATCTTTCTCTTTACTCAGATTTAAGAAGTTTTAAACAGACAAATTTGACAATACAATTTATGACAccgtaataaaaataaaacactgcccCCTGCTGTTgaagtaaaattaaataggagatacatttatttagtttagtgTAGGATTATTACTTCATCAGACGCAACTTAAAATTCAATATCATTTGATATTCGGATTTCTATGGTGCTTGACTTACTCTTGCATTACTGAAGCAGCCTCTGACCAGGAACCTAACGCCTCTTGGACGTTTCTGTGCCTATAATGATACCCTGCTAGATACATGAAAGGGTATATGTGCTCGTTGTTGTAGTATTTCTTAGCCGACTCGACAGCCtggaattaaataataataataataatacagatcaGGTCTTTAATAATGTCAACCTTGTAAATAACTCTGATATACCTAAAGTCGTATACCTTGAGGTGAATGGAGAGAGGGCTTTCCTTGCCAGTCATTGGTTCCTGATCTTCAAGGTCGGCCAAAGTGCCCATTGCCATAGGATACCTTCAAAACACCCAATACAAGAGAACAAACATTCAGAAAGATACAATAATCAATCATATGAGTTTCATCCCTGCTCTGTATTTGTGATTTATCAGAAACGTGTGTCACACCTCTCCAGATCCCCTCGATCATATAGCAGCCATAACAGCCTCTGCAAGATAAAaagtaaatgcattaaaaacatgaGTCTGAATGACAATAGAAAGATAAATATGCATGCTTGTGCTTACATAATGTATATGCCAATGTAATTACAGTTAATAGTACAAAAAATGGAGATGAAATACAATGCAAGAAACAGAGGATTATGTGGTAAAACAAACTAAATTTGACATACTTGCTGGAGCTGGAGTAACTCTGTGCTGTCAGTGTGCAGATCTAGAGACGGATTGATGGCGCAAACCATGAACGCTACCTCCATATTCCTGTTGCATTTCATGTAGGAGCCTTTAAGATACAACCAGCTCTAAGAAGATGAGGAAATAAAATGAGGAACAGATTAATAACACGCGATTACAAAACTAAAgaattgtttaacatttacactAATATTCAACAATTTAGTGTCTGtaagatttattcatttttttcttatgctcaccgagattacagtaaaacagtaatgtgtgaattattattattattagcataattaaaaataactttttatattttaatacattttaaaatgtaattgattactgtgatggaaacttccagtgtcacataatcctttacgaaatattttaatttggtgctcaagtaacataactcattattagcaatgttgaaaaaagttgtgctgcttagtttTCTGGAATCTGTGATAAAAAAATTCTGGAAACTTGGATGAACAGAAATCTCATAagagcatttataaaaaataaaaaaaaaatcttattataaatgtcttaatgcatccttgctgaaatatacttttttttcctacTCAGCCAAAACTATTGAACGCTACTTTAGGCATggtgttttttaataaactgtgTTTTAATATGTTATGGTGAACATGAATAATAGAATATTACAAACCCTTTCAGTGATTCCGGCACTGACAGTCTGCCCTCTTCTGTCTTCGTTGCCCTTCCCATGCCATGTGACCTCTGCAGTCTCTTCCCCACCCTTGCCGAAGATCACCCAGGCGTGGTCCTCTGAGAGAGCAAGATGAACATCCTTCAGGCCCAACACCTGACATGCAGCTACCACTGCAAAAGCAACTCCTGAGCTGTCCAGCTTTGTGCCTTACAGAaacagagagcaaaaaaaaaaaaaagctatttgagTCTGCCTGGACAAAATGTTACCATTTGATTAGATACACTAAATAAAAAAGACTTAAGGAGTTTTACCTGTGATGAGACTGAAGAGGGACTGAATATGTGCCCTGTCCTTGAAATAAGACCGGCTAAGACTGTTCCAGATCACATCCGAGACCTTTTTCACCAGCTCACGGCTGGATCCGCCGGCCGGTTTGCGGTACTGTGACAGGTCCACGGCACCAAGAATCTGGGCGGTGAAGCGTTCGTAGAGAGCAGATATAAGATTCAGCTCTACTGTAGGGAAGCAAGAGTCGAGGCAGTCAGGATTAAGAGGTTCAAAGCGAACGCCTGGGACATTGACAGGAACAACTCTGTTGACAGCCAGGAAGTGCTCTACAAAACCCAGCACGAGGGACAGCAGGGCCAGGTCTGGTTCTGGGTTGCTAAGCTCCGACTCGAAAAGCTGCACCACTCCATCAATGCCCC from Carassius auratus strain Wakin unplaced genomic scaffold, ASM336829v1 scaf_tig00007284, whole genome shotgun sequence encodes:
- the LOC113071381 gene encoding menin-like translates to MGIRSAQKKHFPLRGIDGVVQLFESELSNPEPDLALLSLVLGFVEHFLAVNRVVPVNVPGVRFEPLNPDCLDSCFPTVELNLISALYERFTAQILGAVDLSQYRKPAGGSSRELVKKVSDVIWNSLSRSYFKDRAHIQSLFSLITGTKLDSSGVAFAVVAACQVLGLKDVHLALSEDHAWVIFGKGGEETAEVTWHGKGNEDRRGQTVSAGITERSWLYLKGSYMKCNRNMEVAFMVCAINPSLDLHTDSTELLQLQQRLLWLLYDRGDLERYPMAMGTLADLEDQEPMTGKESPLSIHLKAVESAKKYYNNEHIYPFMYLAGYHYRHRNVQEALGSWSEAASVMQDYNYCREDEEIYKEFFDIANDVIPTLLKETAAGAESGGEGADETEKEDPPRQVAALSALQDPECFAHLLRFYDGICKWEEGSPTPVLHVGWATYLVQSLSRFDAQIRQKVSIITKDAEPVDDDDQSSEDLREGRRRVPRRESKLDEQAGPSSPSATLPAQNPVPKKVSGEGGRRRSSASTRGKESDEKNEPSSPSPTPSPTQPPIVQGGPVVVFHSEKMKGMKELLSAAKINSSAIKLQLTAQSQVQMKRQKPTPSGDYTLSFMKRPRKTL